The following proteins come from a genomic window of Miscanthus floridulus cultivar M001 chromosome 2, ASM1932011v1, whole genome shotgun sequence:
- the LOC136532207 gene encoding uncharacterized protein, which translates to MSTTNLRRRLHHGDVDGRKNEHVDISSADSLNEPLLGKSSDDNFGSEVYDPRRQDLWDDDRKKEQLHWSFLFSNLIAQWAQWLASIIVSSGSIFGRLFPFSSENQINPVRLSPLQEQRLNTLRHRLQIPFDGSRIEHQDALRQLWRLAYPTREIPPLKSELWKEMGWQGNDPSTDFRGGGLISLENLIFFARNYPNSFQMLLSKVQGQRADWEYPFAVAGINISFMLIQMLDLKSSVPSSKYGIRFLELLERDENAFDHLYCVAFRLLDAQWLVKRASYMEFNEVLKSTRTQLERELALDDVLEVKDLPSYTMLDS; encoded by the exons ATGTCAACTACCAATCTGAGGCGGCGACTCCATCATGGAGACGTTGATGGGAGGAAAAACGAGCATGTTGACATATCCAGTGCTGATTCCCTCAATGAACCTCTATTAGGGAAGTCCAGCGATGACAATTTTGGATCAGAG GTGTATGATCCTAGAAGACAGGACCTGTGGGATGATGATAGGAAGAAAGAACAACTACACTGGTCATTTCTTTTCTCAAACTTGATTGCACAATGGGCGCAATGGTTAG CAAGCATTATTGTAAGCTCAGGATCTATCTTTGGTAGATTATTCCCCTTCTCTTCAGAGAACCAAATCAATCCAGTACGTCTTAGCCCTCTACAG GAACAAAGGCTGAATACTTTAAGACACAGATTGCAAATCCCTTTTGATGGCTCCCGTATTGAACATCAA GACGCCTTGAGGCAACTCTGGCGTTTAGCTTATCCCACTCGTGAGATTCCACCCCTCAAATCAGAATTATGGAAGGAGATGGGTTGGCAAGGCAACGATCCATCTACTGATTTCAG GGGTGGTGGACTCATATCATTAGAGAACCTCATCTTTTTTGCCAGGAACTACCCT AATTCATTTCAGATGCTTCTGAGCAAAGTGCAAGGGCAGAGAGCAGATTGGGAGTACCCTTTTGCAGTTGCTGGTATCAACATTTCATTCATGCTGATCCAGATGTTGGATCTAAAGTCAA GTGTTCCATCTTCAAAGTATGGAATTCGTTTCCTTGAATTGCTTGAACGGGATGAGAATGCCTTTGACCACCTGTACTGTGTGGCCTTCCGGCTGCTTGATGCTCAGTGGCTTGTGAAACGTGCCTCCTATATGGAATTCAAT GAGGTCTTGAAATCAACAAGAACTCAGCTGGAGCGTGAACTGGCTCTAGATGATGTGCTGGAGGTGAAGGACCTTCCGTCGTACACTATGCTGGATTCGTAG